DNA sequence from the Trichocoleus desertorum ATA4-8-CV12 genome:
AGGTCCAGTGAGAATCACTAAATCAGGGACAGTGCCTGATACTTCTTGCCCCAACTCGGTGGAATTGGGCACAAAAAAGCCTGCCGGAAGCGATCGCTCCACCACAGGATGGCGACCCTCAACGATCGTGACTTCTCGACCTGTAGCAACTTGGGGGCGGCAATAGCCTCGATAAACCGCAATCTCAGCCAGAGCAGATAACACATCTACCGCTGCCACCGCTTTCGCCACCGTGCGGATCAAGTCAGCTTGTTCTCCAACTTGCGATCGCAACCCTAAGAAAATTTCGTACTCCAGCCGTTTCTGATCTTCCTGCGCCGTCAGCATCCGAGCTTCGCGCTCTTTCAGTTCTGGCGTAATGTAGCGCTCCTCGTTGGTCAGCGTTTGCTTGCGGATGTAGTCTTTGGGTGCTTGTTCCGCCTTGGCGCGGGAGATGCTGATGTAGTAGCCAAAGGTTTTGTTGTAGCTGACCTTCAACGTCGGAATCCCTGAACGCTCTCGCTCCTGTTGCTCTAAATCTTTCAGCCATTGCACATCGTCTTCGGCTTGCTGGCGCATGGTGTCCAACTGCGGCTCTACACCTGGACGAATCAGGTTGCCTTCTGTGAGGTATAGCGGGGGCGAGTCAACCAAATGTACGTGTAATTTTTGACCCAATTGCTCCAAGAGCGGGGGTACGGTTTGTAATGCCTTGAGATAAGGCGATCGCGCTGTCGCCACCAAACTGGCTAACTCTGGCAACTTCTCGAAAGAATCAGCTAGAGCAACCAAATCTCGTGCATTCGCCCTCCCAGAACCCGCCCGTCCTGCCAGTCGCTCCAAGTCATAAATTTGACGAAGTAAGCGCTGCAAATCTTCTCGCAACGCCCCATTCTCAACTAACTCTTGAATCGTGTCTTGGCGAGCTTGAATTCCTTTTATATCGAGTAATGGTTGCAGTAACCAACGGCGCAGGGTGCGGCTACCCATCGCTGTCACCGTTTCATCCAAGGCCCACAGGAGAGAACCATGAAACGTGCCATCCCGGACAGTTTGGGTAATTTCTAAATTGCGCCGACTTTGATGATCGAGGATTAAGTAATCGGTCAGGGTGTAAGTGCGGAGGAGTTGCAGCGGAATCTGAGTTTCCTTCTGCGTGTCCTCCAAATACTCCAACAAGCCCCCTGCCGCCCGAATCGATAAAGGCAAATGTTCACAACCCAAACCTTCTAGCGATCGCACCTTAAATTTCTGCATCAACCGAGGCTTAGCTTCCCCAATCGTGAAGGGAGTTTGCGATCGCAGAGTGTAGCAAAACTGGGTTGGCAAGCAATCAGGCAGATGCTCTGAAGTTTCGCCGGGACGCAACAGCCCACCCAAATCTGGGGCGTTGGTAGGAATCAACACTTCTGAAGGCTGCAACCGCATCAGTTCTTGCGTCAGTTGATCCAGTTCACTCGATTGTGCAGTTAAAAACTCCCCCGTCGAAATATCGGCGTAGGCTAATCCCCAATGACTCCCAGCGATCACAACTGCGGCTAAGAAGTTATTGCGACGGGCATTCAGCATGCCATCTTCGATTACGGTTCCAGGCGTGAGGACGCGAGTCACTTCTCGGCGCACCAATCCCTGAGCTTCAGCAGCATCCTCGACTTGATCACAAATGGCGATCGCGTAAC
Encoded proteins:
- the mutS gene encoding DNA mismatch repair protein MutS, yielding MTVSPAASAVPDPTNGLPERLAKHTVRYADHRSVNREELTPMFRQYVEVKDQYPHAVLLYRVGDFFECFFQDAIAVSRELELVLTSKEAGKEVGRVPMSGIPHHALDRYCAQLVEKGYAIAICDQVEDAAEAQGLVRREVTRVLTPGTVIEDGMLNARRNNFLAAVVIAGSHWGLAYADISTGEFLTAQSSELDQLTQELMRLQPSEVLIPTNAPDLGGLLRPGETSEHLPDCLPTQFCYTLRSQTPFTIGEAKPRLMQKFKVRSLEGLGCEHLPLSIRAAGGLLEYLEDTQKETQIPLQLLRTYTLTDYLILDHQSRRNLEITQTVRDGTFHGSLLWALDETVTAMGSRTLRRWLLQPLLDIKGIQARQDTIQELVENGALREDLQRLLRQIYDLERLAGRAGSGRANARDLVALADSFEKLPELASLVATARSPYLKALQTVPPLLEQLGQKLHVHLVDSPPLYLTEGNLIRPGVEPQLDTMRQQAEDDVQWLKDLEQQERERSGIPTLKVSYNKTFGYYISISRAKAEQAPKDYIRKQTLTNEERYITPELKEREARMLTAQEDQKRLEYEIFLGLRSQVGEQADLIRTVAKAVAAVDVLSALAEIAVYRGYCRPQVATGREVTIVEGRHPVVERSLPAGFFVPNSTELGQEVSGTVPDLVILTGPNASGKSCYLRQVGLIHLMAQVGSFVPAQAATLSVCDRIFTRVGAVDDLATGQSTFMVEMNETANILNHATPRSLVLLDEIGRGTATFDGLSIAWAVAEHLATEIRARTIFATHYHELNELASILNNVANYQVTVKELPDQIIFLHQVRPGGADRSYGIEAGRLAGLPASVIQRARQVMGQIEKHSRIAIGLRKGGQVENPSREKNGNPSEAQPIEQLDIFGP